A stretch of Pogona vitticeps strain Pit_001003342236 chromosome 5, PviZW2.1, whole genome shotgun sequence DNA encodes these proteins:
- the LOC110085328 gene encoding estradiol 17-beta-dehydrogenase 11, with translation MRPQLRNDQLKEACARGQSLIIVTEYAQLQVAPSVEKLEKRMHLLLEIPLFLLITLYSYLEAIVKFFIPVKKKSISGEIALITGSGHGLGRATAYEFAKRQCTVILWDINKKGVEETAEECKRLGATAHAFVVDCSKREEIYRAADKVKEEIGDVSILMNNAGVVSPTDVLSTEDHDIQKMFEVNILAHYWTVKAFLPTMMKKNHGHIVTVASAGGHLVAPFLVAYCSTKFAAVGFHRALTQELSALRKNGVKTSCVCPMFINTDFVKNPSSRLMPPMEPEEVAKHVIKGVLTNKKMIFIPPLLKFIIMLDRFLPVRAVAAFQKTNALKFDFVVGYKDKET, from the exons ATGCGGCCCCAGCTTCGTAACGATCAGCTGAAAGAAGCGTGTGCTAGAGGTCAGTCACTGATAATAGTAACAGAGTACGCACAGCTACAGGTTGCTCCCAGTGTGGAAAAGCTTGAGAAGAGAATGCATCTTTTACTTGAGATCCCGTTGTTTCTCCTGATAACCCTCTACTCCTATTTAGAGGCAATTGTCAAGTTTTTCATCCCTGTAAAGAAAAAGTCTATCTCTGGAGAAATAGCCCTGATTACTGGATCTGGCCATGGACTTGGGAGAGCCACAGCTTATGAATTTGCAAAACGTCAATGCACGGTCATTCTCTGGGATATCAATAAG AAGGGTGTTGAAGAAACAGCGGAAGAATGCAAAAGACTGGGGGCCACTGCACATGCGTTTGTGGTGGACTGCAGCAAACGAGAAGAGATCTATAGAGCAGCAGACAAG gtgaAAGAAGAGATTGGGGACGTGAGCATCTTGATGAATAATGCTGGTGTGGTATCACCAACAGATGTGCTATCAACCGAAGACCATGACATTCAGAAAATGTTTGAAGTCAACATTCTTGCTCACTACTGG ACCGTCAAGGCTTTCCTACCAACAATGATGAAGAAGAACCATGGCCATATTGTCACAGTGGCATCTGCAGGGGGACACTTAGTGGCTCCTTTTCTTGTTGCTTACTG CTCTACCAAATTTGCTGCTGTCGGGTTTCACAGAGCACTGACCCAAGAGCTGTCTGCACTGAGGAAGAATGGAGTTAAAACGTCATGTGTCTGCCCTATGTTTATAAATACTGACTTTGTCAAAAACCCTTCTTCAAG ATTAATGCCACCCATGGAGCCTGAAGAAGTTGCAAAGCATGTAATAAAGGGTGTATTAACCAACAAGAAAATGATTTTCATTCCGCCACTTCTGAAATTCATTATAATGTTGGATAG GTTCCTTCCAGTCCGTGCGGTGGCAGCTTTCCAGAAGACGAATGCACTGaaatttgattttgttgttggATACAAGGATAAGGAAACATGA